From the Lactuca sativa cultivar Salinas chromosome 9, Lsat_Salinas_v11, whole genome shotgun sequence genome, the window gattcttgagcatggctTGCTATTAACCAAATAATTCATCCTTTTAGACCCAATGAGGAGGCTTGAGTTATAAAAAGGAGATCTTGATTTTTAGTTCTTCCCTATGCATGCTCTAGAAGGTCTTAAGGTGTTAAGAAGTTAAGATTGTTGGTATTAAACACCTAATaggcatgcaaagtcataaagttggaaactttatgactcctagtggtattttggccttggatctACAACTAGAACCTAATATCTTAacgcattaagctcttaatatggAATAAGGACTTCGGTGTGTATGCTGTGCGTAATTTTATGTACGTCATGCATAAGGGGTCAACCACCCGATCCTGATCAAGGCtcgtgtacgcccaacatacaagcTGAGTACACCCGGTATACTCAGTAGAGTTGACCGATTTGACTCATAGACCTTGACCTTTGACCATATTTTTGACCAGGTTTGACCTAGcgatattttgggtattttgagctgtCAATTAAGATTAGGTCCTTGGGTTTGGTTAGGTGATCGTTAAGCCAAATTTCAAAGCAGAGATTTATTCAGATTGTATTCcaactgagaggtgagttttccacattgtactcgtgggtcgaaggcataaATATCGGCCCACTAGATTATTTATCCTGGTTTGGATTTGCTGACtttgtgtttatgtttatctGTTGCATATATCTATATACTGTGTTAGGTTGAGGTGGTCAtgatttgtgttgtaggccaagacacccgaGGACGaccggataggctataggccctacacggcggtccagtcaggcccgCGGCTCGTAGAGTGGTCATGATAGGTTGCAGGCCCTGTGTGGCGGTCCATTCAAGTTGGTTGCTCATATTTGTGTTCTTGTTTGCTATGTGGTGTGTTGGttctttaggggaactcactaagctttggcttatagtttttagtttatcgTTTCTAGTACTTCTAAGGATCATGGGaaagcaaaggcgtgatcatgcaTAACTTCCTTTTTTATGTCATTAGGTCTTGGGAAAAGTCTAATTTGAAATAATGTTTTTAATACAATGATTCCTTTTGTAAAAAATGTTGGTtaatggttgattttgaaaattttaatttcattgatttttagagtgttacaagttggtatcagagccttggtttgagaattggatgaacattcgtgtAAATACAAACTTAAACTAGGGAACTACAAaagtttttaaatggttttcaaaattattttcaaaataaccatggaaggatgcgatgtgtacgatcaaccggagcAAGAAAGCATATCCCAAGTTACTCACACAGTTGTTTATTATGATATGGTGAAACATCATGCTAGTTGTAGGATATGAAtattcaagaattgcatgatagaattgtctgatgtaTGATGCCTTATTTCATATAGATTTTTCTTGCTTATTGGTGTAGGACTCTTTCGGTATGTTAAGTCACATGCTGCATGGGTTAAAGAATTTTAGAGTGAAGGATTTGGTCCTACGACACAACTCTTGTCCGAGTCCAACCGTCGTAGGGTTGAATCTTTTAATCTAAGATTATTTAAGCTATATTGCATGTGATCGTATTCATGTAGTAGTTAACCAACACTAATGGGGGTCGTTTGGCAGTTGATCGTAGGGTGAGGTCTGGATCTTAGGATAGCCTAGGGAGTATGTAGTACTCATGATGTGTTTTTCTTGAAAGTGTTGGAAGTTCCATGGATGGGTTATGTGTAAGTAGTTGACCATTTGAGAAATTTCTAGCCTTTCTCTAGGGAGTGAGAATAGGATGCATCGTATTCTAGTGTGTGATGTTAGGTTTGTTATGATGATCATTGGAGACAAATACAGGTAGATGTGGAAgctagtatgggcccatactaccgtaAGCACATGACCAATACGCATAACAGGGAAGTCACAACACCTAGGGTTTCGTTATTTAGAATAGCACATATGGTATGAAATGTGCCTTATCTgatttttttggtttatttttagtatggtgttcATGAGGGGATCCGAATTAGGAGTTGGAGCGAGTGGCCAAGATAGGCCATGGTTGACTGAGGATGAGATTAGGGCGTTGATTTCTTCTGAGGTTGTGACTGCTATCCGGGGGTAGACACTGAcgttgtttgggtctatcaagaccgccatgattgattACTTTGATGACCGTTATGTTGCACTTTCTAAGGCTGTTGCTGCTGCAGCTACCATGGCCGTTGCGGCCGCTAGGGTTCGTGGAGAGCGAgccttccagtaccgggacttcgacaatacgaagcccatAGTGTTCAATGGGGTTTAGGATCCAATCATTGCCATGAGGTGGTTGTCCAATGTTGAAggatgtttctttacttgctcctgcccagctgaccagaaggtcaagtgcgcccTAAACCTTCTTCGGTTGGGGGCGAAGGATTGTTGGAGATTGTTTACTAGACCCTACACTCCGAAGCAGAGGGCTATTGTATCATGGGAGCAGTTCTCTGAGATGTTCCGAACGAGATATGTTCCattggttgagagggagagattggcccAGGAGTATTTCGACTTGAGGTAGGggacttgttggattaatgtctaagtccataactataattggtaagacttgacccgacccgacatggtccatttgggttgcatggcatcatgcatttggatagactataatgagagaaataacacttaaggtttgttaatatattataagttctaatatattaataagcttatttaattagtattgatcaagaattagcctaggattaattaagtgatcaagagaagactaattaaatatgtgggttgattgtgtaaatcatccatacttgtatagtgggctaatgcttcatggattgtcaagttgggctaaaacccataagatgctccatggtatatttgaacccatggatccaaggaaatggaaagccatgacaattagggtttaccctaattgtcactaactatataagcatcttattgttgacaaaatcggccactatgtgtgagaatgaagggctagccgatttcatgaagtgtggatttctctctaatctattccaagtgtatttggtgttgtgtgaaccatttgaggtgtcacacttggggtactaggcactcaagcttcatgaagacattctacatcaaagaggtatgtaattctaacttgatatattcatatgaatcaatgttattatgctagttaggatgaataccttggctAGAatagactaggaacattaccttaagctgtttttggacttataaacttttttttgatgtggtaatgttcatgtgaatccaatttcaaagataattgtcaatagattcatgttttgtattagtttaagtgttatgctaattacatgaaaagttTTGATTctaattatcttgttcatatgagttgcttagattaatggataagttaattgattatgtgttttcaatccattttaatctaagagatgattctaaaatgtgtttgtgtaacttgtcctcaagttacatgaaaggtcacatttaagtttcttaaaactcataaaagatggcaaaggttacaaaaatgaacactactagaaaacagacctttaatgacgcgctttttacgacacgcactaattaatgatacgcaaaaggacgtgcccttaaaatagtgtcatctctccaaaaaatttaaggattcacgtcacgcattattgcgtgcccttaatttagtgtatcaagaaaaaaaattaaaaacacggagggcactttatcttaaacgcgcgtcgtctgtacctgtcgctttataattttaataaaacgcgcttttagtagaaaaggggggaaacgaaatccctaaaattttgaaaacccgcctcattttttctatcttctatttctctctctctctctctctctctctctctctctctctctcttctctttcaAGCCCTAAGCCCTAAACAGCCTCCACCAACATCTGAACGAGCCCTCGCCAGTTACCTCTACTCCACCATCAAGCTCTTGCTCCGCCTATGGAGGTGTTGGCGCTGCTGGTGGTTGTCCTTCAGCTTCAGCCACACCTCTTCACGATTATAGTCCGTAGTAGCTCGtcttcccctctctctctctagctctctctctctctctcccccttcTCTTTCAAGCCCTAAGCCCTAAACAGCCTCCACCAGCATCTGAACGAGCCCTCGCCAGTTATCTCTACTCCACCATCAAGCTCTTGCTCCGCCTATGGAGGTGCTGGCGCTGCTGGTGGTTGTCCTTCAGCTTTAGCCACGCCTCTTCACGATTATAGTCCGTAGATAATGATTTATGTTTGTGAAGCAACAACGGTTTTGACAACCGCGATGGCGGAGAAGTTGTATTCGTGTCTGACAAGACTGGTGGCAGCGGTAGCTATCCTCCAACCCATCTCTCCTCTCCGCCACCGTCGCTGACCTACGCGCCGCCTGTAAGAGTTCAAGAGGTTTCGATGATTTGCTTCCTGGCTTTGGAAGCGGCGGTTCTCCATCTAGTAGCAGGTACCTGTGCTGTTGGATTGGGAAGGATAGCATCCAGGTAAACTAAAACcatattatttcttttcttttcttttttttaagaaaaaaaatatttaattgtgTATTTGAGATGAAGACTTGTTTTGTTGTCTGATCACAGGAGGACCAAAAAACAGTTGTTCAACAAACTATTTCAATGTTCAACTCTATGAAATGCAAACCTGTTCAGGTACCATAAAtataatactccctccgtcccaatattatagttcatctttcctttttggtttgtcccaaaataatagtccacttctaaaaataaataacatttttaccaaaataccccctcattattacttaaccaactaaacatttaattgaacattaaatgcaaagtaaggacacaactgtcattttattatataaagttagtggtaattaatgtttttcttaatctgtgtgttttttgtctgtggacaataatattgggacggagggagtagcTTTTTTTACTTGTTGCACTGttgattatatataaatttagttTTGAAATATTAGTATCTTATCGTAGGGTCGAATGCATCAAGGAAAAGAAGCACCACAATTTGTTGCTATCTTTCAGCGTATGGTTGTTCTCAAGGTACTCTCTTCCACTTGTAGTAGTTGTAAAAGATATAGCTCTAGAAGAAGGCTGTTAACTATGGTAAATATTTGGTTTTACTTTTACTAGGGTGGATTGAGCTCTGGTTATAAAAACTACATTGCAGAGAAAGGACTGCATGATGAGACCTACAGTCCAGATACTGCTGCACTGATTGAAATATCAGGAACTTCAGTTCATAATAATAAAGCTCAACAAGTAGAGAGGGTATGGAAACCAGAGTACACCTGAACAGCAGCAATTAGCAGCAAAAGTTGTTGAACTTTTGAAGGTATGCTTTTTAAATTATTGATCTTACATCTTTATTTACTTTTATACCCCTTTCCAATCCTTGATAATTTATTCAAATCTTTTTTCTTATATCTTTAGTCTGGAGTACCTGTAAAATTCTCTAGAGAAGGAAAAGAGAGCTTAGCTTTCTGGCTTGCACTTGGTGGAAAACAAAGCTACTCAAGTAGCAAAGTAACACAGGAAATCATCCGTGAACCTCACTTGTTTGAAGTAATAAGCAATAAAGGTTTCAAAACCATAAACCATCATCTATCTTTCACATGTCCATTTTTGCTGATTATATCCACCAACTGTTTTTATCATCTTATTTTCCTCTATAGGAAAGTTAGAGATTGAAGAAGTTCACAGCTTTGAACAAGATGACTTGTTTCCAGAGGATGTCTTGATATTAGATACACATGCTGAGGTCATCGTTTGGGTTGGTCATTTAGCACAGCCAACGGAAAAACAAAACGCTTTTGAAACTGGCGAGgtacatataataataataataataataataattatacaaatGCAAAATTATACGTTGTATTGGTTGGTATGTTTTTTTAATAAGTTGATTTCAGAAATATGTAGAGCTGGTTGCATCTATGGATTCCTTGTCCCCATCTGTCATATTATACAGAGTAACAGAGGGAAACGAACCTTGCTTCTTCACAACATATTTCTCATGGGATCCTACAAAAACTActgtatgtatacatatgtattaataattaataattaatttgtaTCTCATTTTTCTCTTTCTCAATGGAACCAGGCTCACGGAAATGCATTCCACAAGAAGGCTGTGCAACTCTTCGGCTCAGGCTGTGTAGCAGAGGTATTTCTtatataaaaagtttttttttggattaattttttttaagtggcccctatcatattattttattacaaCAGAGCCAAGATGTTAAGCCCATGGGAAATAAACTTAGTGGGGCCACCCAAAGAGCATCAGCCATGGCAGCTTTAACCTCTGCTTTTTCAAAATCAACTACTGCTCCTAAAACTCCTCAACATGGACCACCTCCAAGAATGCTAGCTCGTGGGTCCCAGAGAGCGGCGGCAATAGCCGCCTTATACTTTATATACTCTTGAACCATGTAATTTACTTTTTACCCTCAGTAGCAACATAGTTGCTGTTTCTTTAAACTTGATTTTGAATGTGTGTTTTTTTCATCAGTGATCCTCACTGGTTCTCCAGATTGTTCTATTCTTGCAATTGATATTGAAACATGATCTCCAGTTAGTTATGGATGGATGTTCATACAATTAGGTATTATTTTCAATATTCATACAGTTAGTTATGGATGGATGTTCCAGGTATTATTTTCAATATTCATACAATTAGGGATGTTCATACTTGAGGTATTGTATCACTTTTAATGAAGTTTGAAATGCATATAGTAAAAGATTAGGTcgatttaccttttttttttttttttaggaaATCAAGGAAAATGGCACCACCATATAGAGTGATGCTACACAATGACAACTACAACAAGAGGGAATATGTTGTGCAAGTGTTGATGAAGGTTATACCTGGAATGACAGTTGACAATGCAGTTAATATCATGCTCTTGACCTGGACACCACTCTAAATTGTAACTTACTCTAAATTTTAtatgtaaattttattttatcttttgaaGGGAAATTTACTAAATATTGATTGGTTGATGCAGTTAACTAGAATTGGTCGAGATGCAGTTTTATATGTTGAGTCGCTCATTGAGTCAATCATGGGAGGATTGGAAGGGCTAATCAACATTCTTGATTCTGAAGGAGGTTTCGGCTCTTTGGAGACACATGTTCTTATTATTTTATCAATTTCCTTAAAAAGTTACCAAATTCATGTATTAAATTTGATAAAGCTAACTTAATTGCTTTTTTTAAATCCTAGCTTCTACCAGAAGTCAGCTGAAACTACAAATGGCTTTTGATGGGCAGGAAAGATATATGAAGGTATGATCTATATTGTAATTCAGATTCTATAACTTTTATTATGTAATCTCTTAAGTCTTAATACCCATTATTCCTTATGCATGTAGAGATCTTGGGAGCTAAGTGATAAAGCTGATCTTCACTTTGTCTACAAAGATGTTGAAGGAGTATCAACTCAATGGGATGATATTCAAAGAAAACTCAGGAACTTACCTCCCAAACCCTCTGCCTTCAAACCCGATCCCTTCACTCCTGTAGAAGACGAAGATTCCAAACCTAAAACCAAATCTCGGATCGATAACAAGACAGAAGAACTCAAAGATTTAGAAGATGATCTTGATGATAGTTGTTTCCTCGAAGAATACAAGTACCTTCAACTCCCTTAATCCTAATATCATTTTATGAGGGTATTAAATTTCATGTGATATTCTCATGGTTTcattttcttttgtgttcttgaagCAGAAAGAGGTTAGCAGAGATGAAGCAAACAATGGAAGTTTGAACTCGGAAAGTTCGGGCAGCTATGGTGGCCCGGGCAGCATGTATTTCAATATTGATTGTGTGAAAGTCATCTACTAAAGCAAGGTTGGTGTAAGAGTTAATGATGAGAACATTGTTCCAAGACCTTCAGTGAGTTATGATGatgtcccttaatagcaatgtagtattaggttatatagttaccgatgattatttgtatttgacattttatgcaatgaattatcttacttatttattgtattttattttgtatcttgTATGACATTAAtttttgtgcaatggattgtattttttgtatatggtgttttatttctattatgagaaattaaatgcaaatttaatttaaaaattaataaatatataaatttatttttttaaacatttaaatttacgatacgcaaaaatgtgtgtcatcttcatttatgacatggcctttcttgacaggggctttcttgatacgcattgcgtgtcattaacacgcgcgtcgtaaggttatgacacgcgaacgcgtgtcgtcttcctttatgacagggccttccttgatacgcattgcgtgtcgtaaacgcgcgtcgtcattgcgcgtcgtaaatgagcgtcgtaaaagcgcgtcgtctctctttatgacagggccttccttgacgcgcatttgcgcgtcgtctgagccttttacgacgcgcaatgagcgtcgtaaaaggctgtttttctagtagtggaagagtcttgtcctcattaa encodes:
- the LOC111883330 gene encoding uncharacterized protein LOC111883330, translated to MGGLEGLINILDSEGASTRSQLKLQMAFDGQERYMKRSWELSDKADLHFVYKDVEGVSTQWDDIQRKLRNLPPKPSAFKPDPFTPVEDEDSKPKTKSRIDNKTEELKDLEDDLDDSCFLEEYKYLQLP